The Gemmata palustris genome includes a region encoding these proteins:
- a CDS encoding 2-isopropylmalate synthase: MPVPTDPNRVIIFDTTLRDGEQSPGCSMNLPEKLEMARALADLGVDVIEAGFPIASPGDFESVQAIARQIHGPIIAGLARCNPADIDRAADAVKDAPKPRIHVFLATSAIHREFKLRMTSEEVAKRAVEGVKRARDRCADVEFSPEDAARTELDFLAEVVERAIEAGATTLNIPDTVGYAVPTHYAAIIRHLKQHVRGIDKCVLSVHCHNDLGLAVANSLAALGEGARQVECTVNGIGERAGNTSLEEVVMALHTRSDFYKLTTGINTRHLYPVSRKLAHVTGQQVQRNKAIVGQNAFAHEAGIHQDGMLKERSTYEIMKPEDVGIPQTELVLGKHSGRHALKQRVTDLGYRLTDEQLNRVFEEFKKLADKKKEIYDGDIEALAENLLQAGTGNLWTLVGFTSTAGTGSQTSAAVTLKHLDGTVRRDAAIGNGPIDALIKAINRITGAVVKVVDYRVRSVSQDMDALGEVNIEIEHAGKRSRARAVSLDVVEASALAYLEVVNRVASRLLRDRLKPTDDVPTEVVPAS; encoded by the coding sequence ATGCCTGTGCCGACCGACCCGAACCGCGTCATCATCTTCGACACCACGCTGCGCGACGGGGAGCAGAGCCCCGGGTGCAGCATGAACCTTCCCGAGAAGCTCGAGATGGCCCGCGCGCTCGCGGACCTCGGCGTGGACGTGATCGAGGCCGGGTTCCCGATCGCGTCGCCCGGCGACTTCGAGAGCGTACAAGCCATCGCGCGGCAAATCCACGGTCCGATCATCGCGGGGCTGGCGCGGTGTAACCCGGCCGACATCGACCGCGCCGCCGACGCGGTAAAAGACGCCCCGAAGCCGCGCATCCACGTGTTCCTCGCGACCAGTGCGATTCACCGGGAGTTCAAGCTCCGCATGACCTCGGAAGAGGTCGCGAAGCGCGCCGTCGAGGGCGTGAAGCGCGCCCGCGACCGGTGCGCGGACGTGGAGTTCTCGCCCGAGGACGCCGCGCGCACCGAACTCGACTTCCTGGCCGAAGTGGTCGAGCGCGCGATCGAGGCCGGCGCGACCACGCTCAACATCCCCGACACGGTCGGCTACGCGGTCCCCACGCACTACGCCGCCATCATCCGGCACCTGAAGCAGCACGTGCGCGGGATCGACAAGTGCGTGCTCTCGGTCCACTGCCACAACGACCTGGGCCTCGCGGTCGCGAACAGCCTCGCGGCGCTGGGCGAGGGCGCGCGGCAAGTGGAATGCACCGTCAACGGCATCGGCGAGCGGGCCGGCAACACCTCGCTCGAAGAAGTGGTGATGGCGCTGCACACGCGCTCCGACTTCTACAAGCTCACGACCGGGATCAACACCCGGCACCTGTACCCCGTGAGCCGGAAACTGGCGCACGTCACCGGCCAACAGGTCCAGCGGAACAAGGCCATCGTCGGCCAGAACGCCTTCGCACACGAAGCCGGTATTCACCAGGACGGGATGCTGAAGGAGCGCAGCACTTACGAGATCATGAAGCCCGAAGACGTGGGCATTCCGCAGACGGAACTGGTGCTGGGCAAGCACAGCGGGCGGCACGCCCTCAAACAGCGGGTCACCGATCTCGGGTACCGGCTCACCGATGAACAACTGAACCGCGTGTTCGAGGAGTTCAAGAAGCTCGCGGACAAGAAGAAAGAGATCTACGACGGCGACATTGAGGCGCTGGCGGAGAACCTGCTCCAAGCGGGCACGGGGAACCTGTGGACCCTCGTCGGCTTCACCAGCACCGCGGGAACCGGCTCTCAGACTTCCGCCGCGGTCACGCTGAAGCACCTTGATGGCACCGTGCGCCGCGACGCCGCCATCGGCAACGGCCCGATTGACGCGCTCATCAAGGCGATCAACCGCATCACCGGCGCGGTGGTGAAGGTGGTGGATTACCGCGTGCGGTCGGTGAGTCAGGACATGGACGCGCTGGGCGAGGTGAACATCGAGATCGAGCACGCCGGCAAGCGGTCGCGCGCCCGTGCGGTGAGCCTCGATGTGGTGGAAGCGAGCGCGCTGGCGTACCTCGAAGTGGTGAACCGCGTCGCGTCGCGCCTGCTCCGCGACCGCCTCAAGCCGACCGACGACGTGCCGACCGAAGTTGTCCCCGCGAGCTGA
- a CDS encoding Uma2 family endonuclease translates to MSTKLAELEFGSESMGQLLVNLGGVSPDRVRLYPAPGTATVGDVVRLLNLYKRKFELIDGTLVEKIMGAKESFVALELVFALKMWNAENGNLGMVLGADGPVKLMDKLVRMPDVSFTNWDRVPERRVPDEPVPELAPDLAAEVISEGNTREEMDRKLKEYFLSEVALVWFIDPRKRTVRVYTSPDDVTELSETDALDGGDVLPGFEVGVGQLFEQLRPAPKPTKPPKSGGTKKPKKRK, encoded by the coding sequence GTGAGTACGAAACTCGCGGAACTCGAATTCGGGTCCGAGTCGATGGGCCAACTGCTGGTCAACTTGGGCGGGGTTTCCCCGGATCGCGTCCGGCTGTACCCCGCGCCGGGTACAGCAACTGTTGGCGACGTGGTCCGGTTACTCAACCTGTACAAACGGAAGTTCGAGCTGATCGACGGCACCCTCGTGGAGAAAATCATGGGGGCGAAGGAGTCGTTCGTCGCCCTCGAACTCGTTTTCGCTCTGAAGATGTGGAACGCGGAAAACGGCAACTTGGGCATGGTACTCGGCGCGGACGGGCCGGTTAAACTGATGGACAAGTTGGTCCGCATGCCGGACGTGTCGTTCACGAACTGGGACCGCGTTCCCGAGCGCCGCGTGCCCGACGAACCGGTTCCCGAACTCGCGCCCGATCTTGCCGCAGAGGTCATCAGCGAGGGCAATACGCGCGAGGAAATGGACCGCAAGCTCAAGGAATACTTCCTCTCCGAAGTCGCGCTGGTGTGGTTCATTGATCCGCGAAAGCGCACGGTGCGGGTCTACACATCACCCGACGACGTGACCGAATTGAGCGAAACGGACGCGCTCGATGGGGGTGACGTGCTGCCGGGGTTCGAGGTCGGGGTGGGGCAATTGTTCGAGCAACTCCGGCCCGCACCCAAGCCCACCAAGCCGCCGAAATCCGGTGGCACGAAGAAGCCCAAGAAGCGGAAGTGA
- a CDS encoding alkyl hydroperoxide reductase, which yields MPRRAPKWMYFVLILAGVYNLAWGAWAVLFPTLSFANSGMRDPDKPLYYPQLWQCIGMIVGVYGVAYILAARDPARHWPVILVGLLGKLFGPVGLAFGVATGQARPEGLITCLTNDLIWWVPFVLILWYAYRESHVSEATHPSP from the coding sequence ATGCCGCGCCGCGCGCCCAAGTGGATGTACTTCGTGTTGATCCTCGCGGGGGTGTACAACCTCGCGTGGGGCGCGTGGGCGGTGCTGTTTCCGACACTGTCGTTCGCCAACTCGGGGATGCGAGACCCGGACAAGCCGCTCTACTACCCACAACTGTGGCAGTGCATCGGGATGATCGTCGGTGTTTATGGCGTCGCGTACATTCTTGCCGCCCGTGACCCGGCGCGCCACTGGCCCGTAATTCTCGTCGGTTTGTTGGGCAAACTCTTCGGACCGGTGGGATTGGCGTTCGGTGTCGCCACCGGACAGGCGCGACCGGAGGGGTTGATAACCTGCCTCACGAACGACTTGATCTGGTGGGTTCCGTTCGTGCTCATTTTGTGGTACGCATATCGCGAATCGCACGTCAGTGAAGCAACTCACCCAAGTCCGTGA
- a CDS encoding HAD family hydrolase, producing MPIIPVHARAIFFDAVGTLLFPEPSAPAVYADTARRYGLQLAPGEVRSRFVAAYRVEEAADVATSWATSEARERERWHRIVTQTLTGVSDPEACYRDLFDHFALPAAWRVAPDAAEVLTALQSRGLMLGMGSNYDARLWPVLGGFPELAARLDHVVISAAVGVRKPGGGFFREVTRVANCALNEVLFVGDDLENDYTGATAAGMHAVLLDPRADHAHIPHRITDLGELLH from the coding sequence GTGCCGATCATTCCCGTTCACGCACGCGCCATCTTTTTCGACGCGGTCGGCACCCTGCTCTTCCCCGAGCCGTCGGCCCCGGCGGTCTATGCCGACACTGCCCGGCGCTACGGCCTCCAACTCGCTCCCGGCGAAGTGCGGAGCCGCTTCGTTGCCGCGTACCGCGTCGAAGAAGCCGCGGACGTCGCAACATCGTGGGCCACGAGCGAAGCCCGCGAGCGCGAGCGCTGGCACCGTATCGTGACGCAAACACTGACCGGAGTTTCCGACCCGGAAGCGTGCTACCGCGACCTCTTCGACCACTTCGCACTGCCGGCCGCGTGGCGCGTCGCGCCCGATGCCGCAGAAGTGCTCACGGCGCTTCAGTCACGCGGCCTGATGCTGGGAATGGGTTCCAACTACGACGCCCGACTGTGGCCCGTGTTGGGCGGCTTCCCAGAACTCGCCGCGCGGCTCGATCATGTGGTCATCAGTGCCGCGGTGGGTGTGCGAAAACCGGGCGGAGGGTTCTTCCGGGAAGTTACGCGCGTCGCGAACTGCGCGCTGAACGAAGTGCTGTTTGTGGGCGACGATTTGGAGAACGACTACACCGGCGCGACCGCCGCCGGGATGCACGCGGTGCTCCTCGACCCGCGTGCGGACCACGCCCACATCCCGCACCGCATCACGGACTTGGGTGAGTTGCTTCACTGA
- a CDS encoding DUF58 domain-containing protein, with translation MLTARGWWFVLIVSFILVFGAFVVPNYTAVPAILAVTLFVWFVWEWVQFHFKSNAAVSRLRVRRWVMQGGRDAPMLWANVPFEVRVRVRHDGFATIDYAVVEDRLPSGADIIEGETGDHATIAPGQPADVIYTLKCPAPGVLRFEGVKVRVADLQGFFYRRVFLREAIEFLVLPPLVNEEGKQRADKRFNTLPPPGIHRLRRPGSGDELLDLRDYRPGDAPKMIAWKASARKDKLITKEYESDVPVRCVLFLDTSEGVRLGPPGNTLLTRMAGVAAVVAQASTANRDLVGLTTFDDQTAQPIAPARTQTHMINVLRRLAEVSALQPGTKGVPAEHLTRRAYPLAHELYPELMAKSANSMPLGRLWIPLLDKWWGWIVLFFVVAPPCLLAYRLGGMFSPGSAPLPGWLQKVYASWMSGTFEFAVQRTRGMQWAVRIALTLFIWINLLILPSVIAGLFWLIHGVRGWFGPSAGELTRRKRLAALFSLQDGTGPDAIERYVHDDEVYAERVAQFLQHHQLRCPIPLYDEQGRYRFRCAEKAEVLAGAIVRAVSRARDNELYVLLADIAELGPELEPLVKACRVARARRHHVMVIVPWPADVPSPDDVPGPVAAAPDKKKKKRRPDDFDHAARQKKITKIVQDNLTRQYHETFRKMRRALGGVGATVMRVNDGDAVRLVLDRLDRLRGMRSRR, from the coding sequence ATGCTTACCGCTCGGGGCTGGTGGTTCGTCCTGATCGTCAGCTTCATCCTGGTGTTCGGGGCGTTCGTCGTCCCCAATTACACCGCGGTGCCGGCCATTCTCGCGGTCACACTGTTCGTGTGGTTCGTGTGGGAGTGGGTGCAGTTCCATTTCAAGTCGAACGCGGCCGTGTCCCGGTTGCGCGTGCGCCGGTGGGTCATGCAGGGCGGGCGCGACGCCCCCATGTTGTGGGCCAACGTGCCGTTCGAGGTGCGCGTGCGCGTCCGGCACGACGGGTTCGCGACCATAGACTACGCGGTGGTCGAGGACCGGCTCCCCTCGGGCGCGGACATCATTGAGGGCGAAACCGGGGACCACGCCACGATCGCGCCGGGCCAACCGGCCGACGTGATCTACACGCTCAAGTGCCCCGCGCCCGGCGTGCTCCGGTTCGAGGGCGTGAAGGTGCGGGTCGCCGACCTCCAGGGGTTCTTCTACCGCCGGGTGTTCCTGCGTGAAGCGATCGAGTTCCTCGTGCTCCCCCCACTGGTGAACGAGGAGGGCAAGCAGCGCGCCGATAAGCGGTTCAACACGCTGCCGCCCCCCGGGATTCACCGCTTGCGCCGGCCCGGTTCGGGCGACGAACTACTGGACCTGCGGGACTACCGGCCCGGCGACGCGCCGAAAATGATCGCGTGGAAGGCGTCGGCCCGCAAAGACAAGCTCATCACGAAGGAGTACGAGAGCGACGTGCCCGTGCGGTGCGTGCTGTTCCTCGACACCAGCGAGGGCGTGCGCCTGGGGCCGCCGGGCAACACGCTGCTCACGCGCATGGCCGGGGTCGCGGCCGTCGTGGCGCAAGCGTCCACGGCGAACCGCGACCTCGTGGGGCTCACCACCTTCGACGACCAGACGGCACAACCGATCGCACCGGCCCGCACGCAGACGCACATGATTAACGTGTTGCGCCGGTTGGCGGAAGTGTCCGCGCTGCAACCCGGAACGAAGGGCGTGCCGGCCGAGCACCTCACGCGCCGCGCGTACCCGCTCGCGCACGAACTGTACCCGGAACTGATGGCGAAATCGGCGAACTCGATGCCGCTGGGCCGATTGTGGATCCCGCTGCTCGACAAATGGTGGGGCTGGATCGTCCTGTTTTTCGTGGTCGCGCCACCGTGTTTGCTGGCGTACCGGCTCGGCGGGATGTTCAGCCCCGGCAGCGCCCCGCTCCCGGGGTGGCTCCAGAAGGTTTACGCGAGCTGGATGAGCGGCACGTTCGAGTTCGCGGTGCAGCGCACCCGCGGGATGCAGTGGGCCGTTCGCATCGCGCTCACGCTCTTCATCTGGATCAACTTGCTGATCCTCCCCTCGGTCATCGCCGGGTTGTTCTGGCTCATCCACGGGGTCCGCGGGTGGTTCGGGCCGAGCGCGGGCGAACTCACGCGGCGGAAGCGCCTGGCCGCGCTATTTTCGCTCCAGGACGGCACCGGCCCGGACGCCATCGAGCGCTACGTTCACGACGACGAAGTTTATGCCGAGCGCGTGGCACAGTTCCTCCAGCACCACCAACTGCGCTGCCCGATCCCGCTGTACGACGAACAGGGCCGGTACCGGTTCCGGTGCGCGGAGAAGGCCGAGGTACTCGCGGGCGCGATCGTCCGCGCGGTGAGCCGCGCCCGCGACAACGAGCTCTACGTGCTGCTCGCTGACATCGCGGAACTCGGCCCCGAGCTGGAACCGCTCGTGAAGGCGTGCCGCGTGGCCCGCGCGCGCCGGCACCACGTCATGGTGATCGTTCCCTGGCCCGCGGACGTGCCCTCACCCGATGACGTTCCCGGGCCGGTGGCCGCGGCCCCGGACAAGAAGAAAAAGAAGCGCCGCCCGGACGACTTCGACCACGCGGCGCGGCAAAAGAAGATCACGAAGATCGTGCAGGACAATCTCACGCGGCAGTACCACGAAACGTTCCGCAAAATGCGGCGCGCCCTCGGCGGCGTCGGCGCCACGGTCATGCGCGTGAACGACGGCGACGCGGTGCGCCTCGTGCTCGACCGCCTCGACCGACTCCGCGGGATGAGGAGCCGCCGATGA
- a CDS encoding AAA family ATPase yields the protein MSLASTSNPGTLAPPTDPRAAAHELAQEAKQLSHKVTAEVARVVVGAEDVTRQLLIALLAGGHVLLEGVPGVAKTTLSKVFSRLLGCQYQRVQFTPDLLPSDVTGTSIFDRNKNDFVLRKGPIFTQVLLADEINRAPAKTQSALLEAMQEYQVTVDGVSLPLALPFLVLATQNPIEQEGVYRLPEAQLDRFLLRVEMGYPGFKHEVGLLKLYSKPIVEVQPMFTPEMIIGLQRKLPGVYGAESLYEYIVQLAEESRKHPDVALGASPRAALNLLRCARARAVLEGRHFFTHEDVQAVAFGVLGHRLILRPEAEIEGKHVAEIVREILDAVPVLETV from the coding sequence ATGAGTTTGGCCTCGACATCGAACCCCGGCACCCTGGCCCCGCCGACCGACCCGCGCGCCGCGGCCCACGAACTGGCCCAGGAAGCGAAGCAACTCAGCCACAAGGTTACGGCCGAGGTCGCCCGCGTGGTGGTCGGGGCCGAGGACGTGACGCGGCAGTTGCTCATCGCCCTGCTCGCGGGCGGCCACGTGCTGCTCGAAGGGGTCCCGGGCGTCGCGAAAACGACGCTCTCCAAAGTCTTCTCCCGGCTCCTGGGGTGCCAGTACCAGCGCGTGCAGTTCACACCGGACCTGCTCCCCTCGGACGTCACCGGGACGTCCATCTTCGACCGCAACAAGAACGACTTCGTGCTCCGCAAGGGGCCGATCTTCACGCAAGTGCTCCTCGCCGACGAGATCAACCGCGCCCCCGCGAAAACGCAATCCGCGCTCCTCGAAGCGATGCAGGAGTACCAGGTCACGGTCGACGGCGTTTCGCTGCCGCTCGCCCTGCCCTTCCTCGTTCTGGCGACGCAGAACCCCATCGAACAAGAGGGCGTGTACCGGTTGCCGGAAGCGCAACTCGACCGGTTCCTGCTCCGCGTCGAGATGGGGTACCCGGGCTTCAAACACGAGGTGGGGTTGCTGAAGCTCTACAGCAAACCGATCGTCGAAGTGCAGCCGATGTTCACGCCGGAAATGATTATCGGCCTCCAGCGGAAGCTGCCCGGTGTGTACGGCGCGGAATCGCTCTACGAGTACATCGTGCAACTCGCCGAGGAGAGCCGCAAGCACCCGGACGTGGCGCTCGGGGCGAGCCCGCGTGCCGCGCTCAACTTGCTCCGCTGCGCCCGCGCGCGGGCGGTACTGGAGGGGCGCCACTTCTTCACGCACGAAGACGTGCAAGCGGTCGCGTTCGGCGTCCTGGGCCACCGGCTCATCCTGCGCCCGGAGGCCGAAATCGAGGGCAAGCACGTGGCCGAAATCGTCCGCGAGATCCTGGACGCCGTTCCCGTTTTGGAAACGGTCTAG
- a CDS encoding DUF4129 domain-containing protein yields the protein MSAGRRGLLLSVTFFGLVLWVSPTKQARAQPLKPQPGNDQQHFQLILGHDPHAGRHTIWQRDLRPDQIRDLLAKFGQGDGGANKQLEDVIRDSVKKRNPRANDEQVDAAIKRMMADKEFMNRMMDLAQKHKNENPNRNPGDLPRLTPEDLEKLKSLRPNGDNGGDPFKLPKIDPNTVNPNPPPRIDPNTGRPVDPPIPPNIGQGPPNAGGPPVPQPIIDPKTGQPLDPNPDGRRKFDPENPLGTPNDSPEKMAKTKTIETATALWEKNVGPIDESPAVRRALIDLVSDPDAMNALSDGKGNSIFDMFKDTGGGESMKDLFGGGDGKGFEWPKLDFNMNWGRNDRNIDIPDSNSRSRWPDVSMPDRRGGSGSSMGGMGSFNFGGTQVPWLVILILLALILTAVLWWKWAVIFSPGAGAARSANGPGPWPIDPRAINTREDVVKAFEYLSVLICGPGAKTWTHSTIADELTELAATHGGAALKLARLYELARYAPIDEPLTRAEVLEARRLVCDLAGVDEA from the coding sequence ATGTCCGCCGGCCGCCGCGGTTTGCTGCTCTCGGTCACGTTCTTCGGCCTCGTGCTGTGGGTGAGCCCCACCAAACAGGCCCGCGCGCAACCCCTCAAACCCCAGCCGGGGAACGATCAGCAACACTTCCAATTAATACTGGGACACGACCCGCACGCCGGGCGCCACACCATCTGGCAGCGGGACCTCCGCCCCGATCAGATCCGCGACCTGCTGGCCAAATTCGGCCAGGGCGACGGCGGCGCGAACAAACAACTCGAAGACGTCATCCGCGACTCGGTGAAAAAGCGGAACCCGAGGGCGAACGACGAGCAAGTGGACGCGGCCATCAAACGCATGATGGCCGACAAAGAGTTCATGAACCGGATGATGGACCTGGCGCAAAAGCACAAGAACGAGAACCCCAACCGCAACCCGGGAGATTTACCCCGGCTCACGCCCGAAGACCTCGAGAAACTCAAGAGCCTGCGGCCGAACGGCGACAACGGCGGCGACCCTTTCAAATTGCCGAAGATCGATCCCAACACCGTCAATCCGAACCCCCCGCCGCGCATCGATCCCAACACCGGGCGGCCGGTCGATCCCCCGATCCCGCCGAATATCGGTCAGGGGCCGCCGAACGCGGGCGGCCCGCCCGTGCCCCAACCAATAATTGACCCGAAGACCGGTCAACCGCTGGACCCGAACCCGGACGGGCGGCGGAAGTTCGACCCCGAGAACCCGCTCGGCACGCCGAACGACTCGCCCGAGAAAATGGCGAAGACCAAGACCATCGAGACCGCGACCGCCCTCTGGGAGAAGAACGTCGGCCCCATCGACGAATCGCCCGCGGTCAGGCGCGCACTCATCGACCTCGTGAGCGACCCGGACGCGATGAACGCGCTCTCCGACGGCAAGGGGAACAGCATCTTCGACATGTTCAAGGACACCGGCGGCGGCGAGAGCATGAAGGATCTGTTCGGTGGCGGTGACGGGAAGGGGTTCGAGTGGCCCAAACTCGACTTCAACATGAACTGGGGTCGAAACGATCGCAACATCGACATCCCGGACAGCAACAGCCGCAGCCGGTGGCCCGACGTGTCCATGCCCGACCGGCGCGGGGGTTCGGGTTCGTCAATGGGCGGCATGGGCTCGTTCAACTTCGGCGGAACGCAGGTCCCCTGGCTCGTGATCCTCATCCTGTTGGCGCTGATCCTCACCGCGGTGCTGTGGTGGAAGTGGGCCGTGATCTTCTCGCCCGGCGCCGGAGCCGCTCGGTCCGCCAACGGTCCCGGCCCGTGGCCGATCGACCCGCGCGCGATCAACACCCGGGAAGATGTCGTGAAAGCGTTCGAGTACCTGAGCGTCTTGATCTGTGGGCCGGGCGCGAAGACGTGGACGCACTCCACGATCGCCGACGAGTTGACGGAACTGGCCGCGACCCACGGCGGTGCGGCGCTGAAGCTCGCCCGACTTTACGAACTGGCCCGGTACGCACCGATCGACGAACCGCTGACGCGGGCCGAGGTGCTCGAAGCCCGGCGCCTCGTGTGCGACCTCGCGGGAGTGGACGAGGCATGA
- a CDS encoding O-antigen ligase family protein — protein sequence MRWLLIGYMFLFIERPFEVWTWLGDMHIERIYMLFMLGVWVIYPNKRFLPNIQHGAYVAFVSAVLFAWALSPWSAYGQPVVEDWLKIVVFYVLLVTCIHDEEGLKHIAVGFLAVMSFYLLHSFREYLAGRHTYRMGISRMIGVDTTLGDPNSFGASIVFALPLVVALWKSGIGGRLGRWALLSYVGLSSLCILLTGSRSSLLGLLLWFTIIIWGTKYRIKALVGFALMAPVAFVALPESLQTRFETIINPEVGPANARESGEGRYQGLVMGFQQWANNPLTGIGPGAWRPANHTKIESHNLYGQLFGETGSLGGGAFIALLLCFWINLRMVRRIRKEVPAWEHDLVFTLPSAIGMAVFLLLFMGNFGHNLFRFTWLWYGGFLIIARYCVERRLAAWDPEAEPEFEEEMEPELPPGWILHGPHG from the coding sequence ATGCGCTGGCTGCTCATCGGCTACATGTTCCTGTTCATCGAGCGCCCGTTTGAAGTGTGGACGTGGCTCGGCGACATGCACATCGAGCGCATCTACATGCTGTTCATGCTCGGCGTGTGGGTCATCTACCCGAACAAGCGGTTCCTGCCAAACATTCAACACGGCGCTTACGTCGCGTTCGTAAGTGCGGTGCTGTTCGCGTGGGCGCTTAGCCCGTGGTCGGCTTACGGCCAGCCCGTGGTCGAGGACTGGCTCAAGATCGTCGTCTTCTACGTGCTGCTCGTGACGTGCATACACGACGAAGAGGGGCTCAAACACATCGCAGTGGGCTTCCTCGCGGTAATGAGTTTTTACCTGCTCCACTCGTTCCGCGAGTACCTGGCGGGTCGGCACACGTACCGCATGGGCATCTCGCGCATGATCGGCGTCGACACCACGCTCGGCGACCCCAACAGTTTCGGGGCGAGCATCGTCTTCGCGCTGCCGCTGGTGGTCGCGCTGTGGAAATCCGGGATCGGCGGGCGCCTCGGCCGCTGGGCGCTACTCAGCTACGTCGGACTGTCCTCGCTGTGCATCCTGCTCACGGGCTCCCGGTCGTCGCTGCTCGGACTGCTCCTCTGGTTCACGATCATCATTTGGGGCACGAAGTACCGCATCAAAGCCCTGGTCGGGTTCGCGCTGATGGCCCCGGTCGCGTTCGTGGCACTGCCGGAGTCGCTCCAAACGCGGTTCGAGACGATCATCAATCCAGAAGTCGGCCCCGCGAACGCCCGCGAGTCTGGCGAGGGGCGGTACCAGGGCCTCGTCATGGGCTTCCAGCAGTGGGCGAACAACCCGCTCACGGGGATCGGCCCCGGCGCGTGGCGCCCGGCCAATCACACCAAGATCGAGTCGCACAACCTCTACGGCCAGCTCTTCGGCGAAACCGGGTCGCTCGGTGGGGGAGCGTTTATTGCACTGCTCCTGTGTTTCTGGATCAACCTGCGAATGGTTCGGCGCATCCGAAAAGAAGTCCCGGCCTGGGAGCACGACCTCGTCTTTACGCTCCCGAGTGCGATCGGGATGGCGGTGTTTCTTCTGCTGTTCATGGGCAACTTCGGGCACAACCTGTTCCGGTTCACGTGGCTCTGGTACGGCGGGTTCCTCATCATCGCGCGGTACTGCGTCGAACGGCGCCTCGCGGCCTGGGACCCGGAAGCAGAACCCGAGTTCGAGGAAGAAATGGAACCCGAACTCCCACCGGGGTGGATTCTCCACGGCCCACACGGGTGA
- a CDS encoding SDR family NAD(P)-dependent oxidoreductase, with the protein MRRELTGKRAILTGASGGIGFAVATALAKAGARVALAGRNTDKLNELATAIRSAGGEAITVPTDLTRADDRQRLVESALGAFGGLDLLVNNAGVGSWGHFADSTEAICRTVMEVNFFAPIELTRLAVPHLMRGNQSAVVNVTSMCGRKGMPAWPEYSASKFALVGMSEAWRGEFERFDIDVLTIVPGMTNSGFDRNWLRNDGKADLRFQEGMTPEYLAAKIIDAVQKNRTETVLGSEAKRLLRFNRYFPRLTNWLLARKVKKLYS; encoded by the coding sequence ATGCGGCGCGAACTGACGGGCAAACGAGCAATTCTGACGGGCGCGAGTGGCGGGATCGGCTTCGCGGTCGCGACCGCGCTGGCAAAAGCGGGTGCGCGCGTCGCGCTCGCGGGGCGCAACACCGATAAATTGAACGAACTGGCCACCGCGATTCGTTCCGCGGGCGGCGAGGCGATCACGGTACCGACTGACCTCACCCGAGCGGACGACCGACAGCGGTTGGTCGAAAGCGCACTGGGTGCGTTCGGTGGGCTCGATCTACTCGTGAACAACGCGGGCGTCGGGAGTTGGGGGCACTTCGCCGACTCGACGGAAGCGATTTGCCGCACCGTGATGGAAGTGAACTTCTTCGCCCCCATCGAGTTAACGCGACTGGCCGTGCCGCACCTGATGCGGGGTAATCAGTCCGCGGTGGTGAACGTCACGTCCATGTGCGGCCGGAAGGGGATGCCCGCGTGGCCCGAGTATTCCGCGTCCAAGTTCGCACTGGTCGGAATGTCCGAGGCGTGGCGCGGCGAGTTCGAGCGCTTCGATATTGATGTACTCACGATCGTCCCCGGGATGACGAACAGCGGGTTCGATCGGAACTGGCTTCGCAACGACGGCAAGGCGGATTTGCGGTTCCAGGAGGGCATGACCCCGGAATATCTCGCAGCGAAGATCATCGACGCGGTCCAGAAGAACCGCACCGAGACGGTGTTGGGTTCGGAGGCCAAACGCCTGCTGCGATTCAACCGCTACTTCCCGCGGCTCACGAACTGGCTCCTCGCGCGCAAGGTGAAGAAGCTGTACTCGTAG
- a CDS encoding HD domain-containing protein: MATFDRAVQLAASAHAGQVDKEGQPYLLHVLRVALAVNDPNARIAAVLHDLVEDTSVTLAHLQVEGFAAPILEAVECLTRPHGAQYADYVVRLKGNAIARQVKLSDLADNSRLDRNVIDPARFDWDQRRIVKYLVTYKFLADQIDEVTYRTLMTSLEDPK, encoded by the coding sequence ATGGCCACGTTCGACCGAGCGGTGCAACTCGCGGCTTCCGCGCACGCCGGGCAGGTCGATAAAGAGGGGCAGCCGTATTTACTGCACGTGCTCCGGGTGGCGCTCGCGGTCAACGATCCGAACGCGCGCATCGCGGCCGTGCTGCACGACCTCGTCGAAGACACCAGCGTTACGCTCGCCCACCTGCAAGTCGAAGGGTTCGCGGCACCGATTCTGGAAGCAGTGGAGTGCCTGACGCGACCACACGGCGCGCAATATGCCGATTACGTGGTGCGGTTGAAGGGTAATGCGATCGCCCGGCAAGTGAAGCTCTCGGACCTGGCCGACAACTCCCGGCTCGACCGCAACGTGATCGACCCGGCGCGCTTCGACTGGGATCAACGGCGCATCGTGAAGTACCTGGTGACGTACAAGTTCCTCGCCGACCAGATCGACGAGGTGACGTACCGCACACTGATGACGAGCCTCGAAGACCCGAAGTGA